The genomic region TCGCTGCGGATCATCAAGGCCGAGACCAAGAGCCTGCAGGACGACGACCGCGACCTCGCCGAGAAGGCCGACGCGCAGGCCGGCTACCAGCCGCTGCCGCCGCACGCCGGCCAGCAGGCGCCGTACGCCGGGCAGCCGCAGCAGGCGCCGTACGCCGGGCAGCCGCAGCAGGCGCCGTACCAGCAGGCGCCGGCGCAGCAGCCGGTCGTCGACCCGGTGCACCGCGTCCGCGACAACTGACCGAAGGGCCCCACCACCGTGGCCTTCG from Micromonospora lupini harbors:
- the tatA gene encoding Sec-independent protein translocase subunit TatA codes for the protein MGALKPWHIAVLVVVLILLFGAKRLPDAARSLGRSLRIIKAETKSLQDDDRDLAEKADAQAGYQPLPPHAGQQAPYAGQPQQAPYAGQPQQAPYQQAPAQQPVVDPVHRVRDN